CGGTCGGAGTCGCCGTGGCCGCGGGTGTCGAGGGCGACCACATGGAAACCGCGGTCGGCGAGCACCTGGCCGGTGCGTTTCCAGGAGAACCGGTTCTGCCCGCCGCCGTGCAGCAGCAGCACCGTGGGCAGCGCCGCGTCGAGCGGGTCGGCGTTCCACTCGTCGGCGGTCAAGACGATGCCGTCGACACCGGCATACTGGGTGGTCTGCGGCGCACTGGACATTCGCCCACCGTAGCGCCGCGGGGCGGTGCGGATGCCGGCCGGTGGCCGACCACGTAGGTTGGGGGACGACCGTATGGCACCGGATCGTGATGGCAGAGATGACTGAACCCGACTGGATCGACGTCGACACCCCCGAGGTGAGCCTCAAGGCGCTGTCGTGGGGTCCCGCCGAGGCGCCGATTGCGCTGTGCCTGCACGGATTTCCCGATACCGCCTACGGCTGGCGCAAGCTGGCGCCCCGGCTCGTGGAGAACGGCTGGCGGGTGGTGGCCCCGTTCATGCGCGGCTACGCCCCCTCGGGGATCGCGCGCGACGGGGCCTATCACGTGGGCGCGTTGATGGCCGACGCGCTGCGGGTGCGGGAGGCGGCCGGCGGCACCGACCGCGACGTGGTGATCGGCCACGACTGGGGCGCGATCGCCGCCAGCGGGCTGGCCGCCGTGCCGGAGAACCCCTTCGCCAGGGCCGTGATCATGTCGGTGCCGCCGGTGGCGGCGTTCCGGTCGCCGGGCGGGCTCACCGACCGGGCCCGGTTGCTGAGCCTGCTGCCCGCCCAGATGCTGCGCAGCTGGTACATCGGGTTTTTTCAACTGCCGTGGCTACCGGAGCGCTCCGCGGCCACGGTCGTGCCGCGGTTGTGGCGGCGCTGGTCGCCCGGCTACGACACCACCGAGGCCGCCGAGGATCTGCGTCACGTCGACGCGGCGATCGGCAGCCCGCAGAGCTGGCGTGCCGCGCTGGGCCCGTATCGCGCCACCATCCGCGGCTCCCGCCCGCCGGCGCCCTACGCCGCGCTGCACCGGCATTGGATGAGCCCGCCGCGGCTGCCCAGTCTGTATCTGCACGGCCGCGACGACGGCTGCATGTCCGCCGCGTTCGCCTCGTGGGCGGGTCCGGTGTTGCCGCCGGGCAGCGACGTGGCGATCATCGAGCACGCGGGCCACTTCCTGCAGCTGGAACAACCCGAGCGGGTCGCCGAGGTGGTGCTGCCGTTCCTCGGCGCCACCGGGTGAGCCGACCCCATCGGTGACGCGTGCCCACCACGCCGATGACCCCGGTCGACGCCCAGTTCTATTGGATGTCGGCGATCTTGCCCAGCGACCAGTTCCTGTTGTACGCGTTCGCCGGGGAGCCCGCCGATTTCGACGCCGCCGTCGCCGCGGTGCGCCGGCGTGCGCGGACCTGCCCGGCGTTGACGGTGCGCCTCGACGACCGCGGCGTGTTGACCTACCCGCGGTGGGTGAGCGCCGATCCGCCGTCGCCGCGGGTGCATGATCTGAGCCGGCCGCACTGGGCGCAGTGCCTGCAGACGGTGGCGCGGCTCGGCGAGGACCCGGTGGACGCCACGGTGTCGCCCTGGCGGCTGCACCTGTTCCCCGGTGTGCGCGACCTGCCCGCCACCGGGGGCACCGGCACCGTCGCGGTCCTGCAGGTCGCCCACGCGCTGGCCGACGGCGCGCGGGCGAGTCAGTTGGCGTCCTGGCTGTTCGGCCGGACGACGCCGGTGCCGGCGGTCACCGCCCACCGGCGCGGATGGCTGCCGTGGCGGGCGCTGCAGGCCGCCCGGGCCCATCGTCGCCTCGAGCACGACATCAGCTCCGGGGCGCTGGTCCCGCCGGCCGAACCGCGCCCGGCGCTGGTGACCAACAGCCGGCCGAGCGCACCGCCGGTGCTGCGCACCCTGGTGCGCCGTCGTGATCAGCTGGGCGGGCCGACGGTGACCGTGGCGGTCCTGGGCGCGGTGGCCACGGCGCTGACCCGCCAGCTCGGTGCGGTCATCGACACCCTGGGCGCGGAGGTGCCGATGGCCAAACCGTTTGCCCGCCACGCCAACAACCATTTCCACAACGTGGCGGTCGGCTTACATCCGGGGTTGTCGCCCCCGGAACGGGCCCGGCGCATCGCCGCCGACCTGGCCGCGGGCCGGGCGCGCGCCGACCATCCCGCCACCGTCGCGGCCAACCGGGCGTTCGCCACGGTACCGGCCGCACTGCTGCGCTGGGGGGTAAGCCGCTTCGACCCCGATCTGCGCTCGGAGTCGGTGGCCGGCAACACCGTGGTCTCCAGCGTGCACCGCGGGCCCGCCGATCTGCGGTTCGGCACGACGCCGGTGGTGTTGACCTCCGGCTATCCGGCGCTCTCCCCGATGATGGGGCTCACCCACGGGGTGCACGGCATCGGCGACACCATCGCGATCAGCGTGCACACCGCCGCCCCGGCGATCGTCGACGTCGACACCTACCTTGAGCACCTCGACGCGGCCCTGACGCGGCCCTGACGCGGCCCTGACGCCGGCCGGCCCCGACGCGGGGGCGATGGGCCGCACCGTGGGCGAAGGCAGTCGATACGGTGGGGACCATGACAGCCGACATTGCGATCCTGATCCTGCGACTGCTGCTGGGTTTGACCCTGGCGGCCCACGGGCTGAACAAGTTCTTCGGCGGCGGGCGCATCCCCGGAACCGCGGCCTGGTTCGAGAGCATCGGGATGAAGCCCGGCAAGCTGCATGCGATGGCCGCCGCCGGCGCGGAGACCGCGGCCGGACTGGGTCTGGCCGCCGGGCTGCTCACGCCGGTCACCGCGGCCGGATTCGTCGCGTTGATGGTGGTGGCGGCGTGGACGGTGCACCGCGGCAACGGCTTTTTCATCACCAACCAAGGCTGGGAATACAACCTGGTGCTGGCGGTGGCGGCGGCCGCGGTGGCGATGCTCGGTGCCGGCCGGTACAGCCTCGATCACCTGATCTTCGGGCACAGCTGGGCGCCGGGGTGGTGCGGGCTGGCGATCGCGCTCGGTCTGGGGCTGGCCGGGGCGATCGGCCAACTGGCGATCTTCTACCGCCCGCCGGCCCGTTAGCGCCCGGCGGTGGGCTCAGCCCGCCGCGTACGGCAGGTCGCTGCTGGTGTTCGGGTCGGCGACCACCCGCCGGCCCAGGTAGGGGAAGGCCCGCTGGGGGCAGGCCGGCCGCGGGCAGATCTTGCAGCCCGCCCCGATCGGGACCGCGGTGCCCGGGTCGTCGAGGGCCACCCCGGTGGAGTAGATCAACGCCGGCGCGTGCGCCAGGTCGCAACCGAGCCCGACGGCGAACCGTTTCTGCTGCCCGAGATAGCCGCGTCCGTCCGGCTCGGTGGTCTTGGCCAGCCAGAAATACGATCGCCCGTCGGGCATCTCGGCGACCTGGGTGATGATGCGGCCCGGCTGGGCGAACGCGTCGTGGACCACCCACAACGGGCAGCTGCCGCCGACCCTACTGAAGTGAAACGCGGTCGCCGACTGGCGTTTGGACAGATTGCCGGCGCTGTCGGCGCGCACGAAGATGAACGGCACGCCCTGCAGACGGGGCCGCTGCAGGGTGGACAACCGGTGGCACACCGTCTCGAAGCCCACCTCGAAACGGCGCCCCAGCAGATCGATGTCGTAGCGTAATTCCGTTGCCGCCCGGTGGAAATGGCGATACGGCAGCAGGAAGGCCCCGGCGAAATAGTTTGCCAGACCGATGCGGGCCACCTCGCGGGCCTCCGCGCTCAGCTGGTCGTCGGTGGCGATGATCGCCGCGATCAGCTCCGCCTGGGTCAAAAGAGCCAACTGGGTCGCCATCTGGAAGGCGCGCTGCCCCGGCAGCAGCCACTGGGCGATGCGCAGCACCCGGGTGTCGGGATCGTAGTGGCGTTTGGTGCGTTCATCGAGGTCGCTGTCGACGCTGACGGTGACGCCGTGGCGCTCGGCCATCAAAGCGGTCAACTGGGCGTCGAGGCCCCCGATGCGCATGCCGTTGTCGACGAACATCGATTCGGCCGCGACGTCGAGGTCGCCGATGTAGTTGTTGCGGTCGTAGAAGAAGTCGCGCACCTCTTCGAACGGCATCGGCCCGCCCAGCGGGGTCGACGTGTCCGCCGAGGCCCGCGACCGGTAACCCTCCAGCTCCTCGGTGGCGTCGCGCAGCCGCCGGTGCAGGGTCAGCACACTGCGGCCGATCTCGGGCATCCGGGCGGCCAGCTGCTCGAGCTGGCCGCCGGTCGGAGCCGGCTCGGCGCCGCTGGTGGCGAACACCTCGGCCAGCTCGGCGATGAGCCGCGCATCGGTGTCGGGGGAGAAGTAGTGTGCCGGCAGATCGAAACGCTCGGTCAACACCAGCAGCACCGAGACCGTCAGCGGCCGCTGGTCGTTC
This sequence is a window from Mycolicibacillus parakoreensis. Protein-coding genes within it:
- a CDS encoding DoxX family protein, whose amino-acid sequence is MTADIAILILRLLLGLTLAAHGLNKFFGGGRIPGTAAWFESIGMKPGKLHAMAAAGAETAAGLGLAAGLLTPVTAAGFVALMVVAAWTVHRGNGFFITNQGWEYNLVLAVAAAAVAMLGAGRYSLDHLIFGHSWAPGWCGLAIALGLGLAGAIGQLAIFYRPPAR
- a CDS encoding short-chain fatty acyl-CoA regulator family protein, with amino-acid sequence MVRGTVSAVAKMYAGARLRRLREERGLTQLALAKALDLSSSYVNQLENDQRPLTVSVLLVLTERFDLPAHYFSPDTDARLIAELAEVFATSGAEPAPTGGQLEQLAARMPEIGRSVLTLHRRLRDATEELEGYRSRASADTSTPLGGPMPFEEVRDFFYDRNNYIGDLDVAAESMFVDNGMRIGGLDAQLTALMAERHGVTVSVDSDLDERTKRHYDPDTRVLRIAQWLLPGQRAFQMATQLALLTQAELIAAIIATDDQLSAEAREVARIGLANYFAGAFLLPYRHFHRAATELRYDIDLLGRRFEVGFETVCHRLSTLQRPRLQGVPFIFVRADSAGNLSKRQSATAFHFSRVGGSCPLWVVHDAFAQPGRIITQVAEMPDGRSYFWLAKTTEPDGRGYLGQQKRFAVGLGCDLAHAPALIYSTGVALDDPGTAVPIGAGCKICPRPACPQRAFPYLGRRVVADPNTSSDLPYAAG
- a CDS encoding alpha/beta fold hydrolase, whose protein sequence is MTEPDWIDVDTPEVSLKALSWGPAEAPIALCLHGFPDTAYGWRKLAPRLVENGWRVVAPFMRGYAPSGIARDGAYHVGALMADALRVREAAGGTDRDVVIGHDWGAIAASGLAAVPENPFARAVIMSVPPVAAFRSPGGLTDRARLLSLLPAQMLRSWYIGFFQLPWLPERSAATVVPRLWRRWSPGYDTTEAAEDLRHVDAAIGSPQSWRAALGPYRATIRGSRPPAPYAALHRHWMSPPRLPSLYLHGRDDGCMSAAFASWAGPVLPPGSDVAIIEHAGHFLQLEQPERVAEVVLPFLGATG
- a CDS encoding WS/DGAT/MGAT family O-acyltransferase → MTPVDAQFYWMSAILPSDQFLLYAFAGEPADFDAAVAAVRRRARTCPALTVRLDDRGVLTYPRWVSADPPSPRVHDLSRPHWAQCLQTVARLGEDPVDATVSPWRLHLFPGVRDLPATGGTGTVAVLQVAHALADGARASQLASWLFGRTTPVPAVTAHRRGWLPWRALQAARAHRRLEHDISSGALVPPAEPRPALVTNSRPSAPPVLRTLVRRRDQLGGPTVTVAVLGAVATALTRQLGAVIDTLGAEVPMAKPFARHANNHFHNVAVGLHPGLSPPERARRIAADLAAGRARADHPATVAANRAFATVPAALLRWGVSRFDPDLRSESVAGNTVVSSVHRGPADLRFGTTPVVLTSGYPALSPMMGLTHGVHGIGDTIAISVHTAAPAIVDVDTYLEHLDAALTRP